GACGGCGAAAAGGACCCGCGGTTTCATCAAGCTATTTGTGACGCAGGACACTAGAGAACCGCGATCTCGTCGCCGGGCCGGATGACGCCGCCCTGGACCACCAGCGCGCAGATGCCGCTCTTGCCCATGAGGCCCCGGGTCATGCCCGGTTCGGTGATGGACTGGATGTAGGCGCAAGGGGGGCGCGGCCGGTCGAACGCCAACACCGCCTCGCCGACGCGAAACGCGTGGCCCACCAGGTCGTCCAGGCGGGTGCCGCGGGTGACGATGTTGCGCCGGTGCTCGCCGTTGAGCACCTGGAGGCCCGCCGCGGCGGCGATTTCCTCGAGATCCTCGGCTTCGATCAGGGTCACCTGGCACTCGTCCCAGCCGCTGTAATAGCCTGTCGACTCGCAGTAGCGGTCGCCCTTGAGCCCCATGCTGGCGACGGCCTCGGCCTCGTCCACCCTGCGCATGTGCGCGCTGCCCTCCGGCGCGATGTAGATCTCGTGTACCGTACCCATGGTGCTCCCGTGGCGCTCGTCTCACTCGTTTCAGCAGACTATATTGGGCGTGTTAAGGACAGTCAACGCATCCAGGAAGGCCCGCTCTGCGTCCCCCTGGATTCCCGTTGTCCAGTCCGTGCTAACCTCCGCTCGGACACGACATGGCACCGACGCCCTTGCCGTCATTCCCGCGGAACAGGCTGTGTCAAAACTCATGAGGCAACTACGTAACGGAACGTCATTCCCGCGGAAGCGGGAATCCAGGGGTAGGGAGGGGCTGAGGCCGGCCTCCCAGTCGGGGCCGCGCGGCGCGCAGGGCCTTGGTGCAGAGGGAGGACAGAGGATAGGAAGACAGGCGGGCCAGGTCGACCCAACGCCATGCCTTGCCCCGTACCCGGACTTTCCGGCGCAGCAGGTAGACCGGCGCGGTGATGCGCTTGTCGGTGATGGCATGGCGGATGACG
The Deltaproteobacteria bacterium DNA segment above includes these coding regions:
- a CDS encoding MOSC domain-containing protein; translation: MGTVHEIYIAPEGSAHMRRVDEAEAVASMGLKGDRYCESTGYYSGWDECQVTLIEAEDLEEIAAAAGLQVLNGEHRRNIVTRGTRLDDLVGHAFRVGEAVLAFDRPRPPCAYIQSITEPGMTRGLMGKSGICALVVQGGVIRPGDEIAVL